The Vibrio penaeicida sequence GCGATTAATATTGAAGAGCTAGAGCTCTATTTTTCTGATGAAGAAGCATCAGCGCATGTGTCAGCACAGCACTTCACTATGACAAACTAATCCAGTGCGAAAATGTCGTTAAAAAAGCTCAACGAACCTTGGGTAAATTGAGCTTTTGTAGAGATTAGTGGAGTTAAAATAATAAAATTATCGACCACGTGCGCAAACCACAACCAAAATGGTTTTCTTGATGATTTCCAAGTCCATCTTAATCCAGCTTGAAAATGACATGAGCGCGAGCGCGTAACTATGATCGTACCCAACCTTCGAACGCACATCTTCTATGCAGGTATCATAACCTTGGTTAACTTGTGCAAGCCCTGTGATTCCGGGTAGCACGCCATATGTGCGATCAGAGAAAAATGGGATTTGAGATTCTAATTTACCGTAGAAGCAAGGGCGCTCAGGGCGAGGACCGATTAACGACATATCTCCCTTTAAGACGTTCCAAAATTGAGGGATCTCGTCCAAACGCGTTTTCCTTAAGAACATGCCAACTCGTGTAATTCTCGGGTCGTTGTCTTTGGCCCAAGTTGCACCTGTTTTGGATTCTGCATCTGTGTACATGGTGCGAAACTTGACCATCATAAATTTAGAAATACCTGACTGCGTGATCTTACCAACACGCTCTTGCCCGTAAAATATTGGTCCCTTTGAATCCAGTTTTATTGCGATAGCGATAATAGGATACAAAGGGAGAGTCGCACATGCGCCCAAAAATGCACACGCCAGATCAAACAAACGTTTTGCGAGAAGTATACGTTTTGCTCTTGTATTTGAAAGTGTTGAATTAAAAGTCATAATATCCATCATCCGTCTCCTAAATTCGTTCCCATTGACCTTTTTCTAACCCAAGCAGATACCGCATCCCACCAATGAAGCTGGCGACATGCCCTGAAATGACGTAAGCAAGGGTTTTGAAATGTTTATAGGTGAACACTCTCGGTAGCAGGCAA is a genomic window containing:
- a CDS encoding sugar transferase: MMDIMTFNSTLSNTRAKRILLAKRLFDLACAFLGACATLPLYPIIAIAIKLDSKGPIFYGQERVGKITQSGISKFMMVKFRTMYTDAESKTGATWAKDNDPRITRVGMFLRKTRLDEIPQFWNVLKGDMSLIGPRPERPCFYGKLESQIPFFSDRTYGVLPGITGLAQVNQGYDTCIEDVRSKVGYDHSYALALMSFSSWIKMDLEIIKKTILVVVCARGR